One genomic region from Muriicola soli encodes:
- a CDS encoding metal-dependent transcriptional regulator, translating into MTQSEENYLKAIYHLGKTSTGMISTNAIADEMRTKPSSVTDMVKKLAERELLNYKRYQGVSLTEEGRQKALSVIRKHRLWETFLVEKLSFNWDEVHEIAEQLEHIQSEKLIDELDRFLSFPKVDPHGDPIPDKNGDLAQRQSKLLSSLETHSSCVCIGVKDSSSSFLRYLDRNQIALGDEIKILDKEDFDNSVHVQIGERKLHLSHVIASNLIVT; encoded by the coding sequence ATGACCCAATCTGAAGAAAATTACCTGAAGGCCATTTATCATCTGGGGAAAACCTCCACCGGAATGATCTCCACTAACGCTATTGCAGATGAAATGCGGACCAAGCCGTCGTCCGTAACCGATATGGTAAAAAAACTGGCGGAAAGGGAGCTGTTGAATTACAAGAGATATCAAGGGGTATCACTCACTGAAGAAGGAAGGCAAAAGGCCCTGTCTGTAATCAGAAAACATCGTCTTTGGGAAACTTTTCTAGTTGAAAAACTAAGTTTTAACTGGGATGAAGTGCATGAGATTGCAGAGCAACTCGAACATATCCAAAGTGAGAAGCTGATAGATGAACTGGATCGGTTTCTGTCTTTTCCTAAGGTTGACCCTCATGGAGATCCCATCCCGGATAAAAACGGGGATCTGGCTCAGCGGCAATCGAAACTACTGAGCAGTTTAGAGACTCACAGTAGCTGCGTCTGCATTGGGGTAAAGGATTCCTCCTCCTCATTTCTGAGGTATCTGGATAGAAATCAAATTGCTCTGGGAGATGAAATCAAGATCCTGGATAAGGAGGATTTTGACAACTCGGTTCACGTCCAAATAGGCGAACGTAAACTTCATCTTTCCCATGTGATTGCTTCTAATTTAATCGTTACATAA
- a CDS encoding TolC family protein: protein MKLSRLFIMLIFISQTGYSQDEPKAFTLDEAIAYALENNYSALNAERDIIDAQKQKWETIASGLPQITGDVSYQNFLKQPVSLIPAEFFGGEPGEFQPIVFGLPQQATATATVRQQIFDGSYIVGVQATKAFLSYSQNNKEKTRQDVRKAVVEAYGNVLLANESVSILRKNLKALDDNLFETQKLYENGLAEEESVEQLQITSSTVESQLNNAIRLEAITLQMLNLIMGLPLDTPTELKEGLSDLAREYVDPTVLDAPFSMENNVDYKLVNNLNEQRYFELKLAKSRALPTLNAFVNYGSTAFSESFTFFDSDQQWFDSSILGFDLSIPIFSSLRRSASTQRAKIALEKAKTQLEETEERIRLQLEKAKSDYQLAVEQYNTTQENLNLAERIEKKNQIKYQEGIASSFELRQAQTQLYSAQQEYLQSMVDVINAKTELEVIANN, encoded by the coding sequence ATGAAACTATCTCGTTTATTTATAATGCTGATATTCATATCCCAGACGGGATATTCCCAGGATGAGCCCAAAGCTTTTACTCTTGATGAGGCAATTGCATATGCCCTGGAGAACAATTACAGTGCACTTAATGCTGAACGCGACATTATTGATGCCCAAAAGCAAAAATGGGAAACCATAGCCTCTGGCTTACCACAAATCACCGGGGATGTCAGCTATCAGAACTTTTTAAAACAGCCTGTTTCCCTTATCCCTGCAGAATTTTTTGGAGGAGAACCCGGAGAATTTCAGCCCATCGTTTTTGGGCTTCCCCAACAAGCGACAGCTACAGCTACGGTAAGACAACAGATATTTGACGGATCCTACATTGTTGGTGTACAGGCCACCAAGGCCTTCCTAAGTTATAGCCAGAACAACAAGGAAAAAACCAGACAAGATGTAAGGAAAGCAGTGGTTGAGGCCTATGGAAATGTTCTTTTGGCCAATGAGTCAGTAAGTATCCTTCGTAAAAACCTGAAAGCCCTGGACGATAATTTATTCGAAACACAAAAGTTGTACGAAAACGGATTGGCAGAAGAGGAAAGTGTGGAACAACTGCAAATTACTTCCAGTACCGTTGAAAGTCAGCTAAACAACGCTATACGACTTGAGGCCATAACCCTGCAAATGCTGAATCTGATCATGGGGCTTCCGCTCGATACGCCAACCGAATTAAAAGAAGGTCTGAGCGACCTGGCCAGAGAGTATGTTGACCCCACTGTACTCGATGCTCCGTTCTCCATGGAAAACAATGTGGATTATAAGCTTGTCAACAATCTTAACGAACAGCGTTATTTCGAGCTCAAACTAGCCAAAAGCAGGGCTTTGCCAACGCTGAACGCCTTTGTGAACTACGGTTCTACGGCCTTTAGTGAATCCTTCACCTTTTTTGATAGTGATCAACAATGGTTCGACTCGTCAATTCTAGGTTTCGACCTCAGTATACCTATCTTCAGTTCTTTGCGAAGAAGTGCCAGTACCCAAAGAGCAAAAATTGCTCTTGAAAAAGCGAAGACCCAGCTCGAAGAAACCGAGGAAAGAATCAGACTGCAGCTCGAGAAGGCTAAGAGTGATTACCAACTGGCCGTTGAACAATACAACACCACTCAGGAAAATTTAAATCTGGCCGAAAGAATCGAGAAAAAAAATCAAATCAAATACCAGGAGGGGATCGCCAGCAGTTTTGAACTGAGGCAGGCCCAAACCCAACTCTATAGTGCGCAGCAGGAATATCTACAGTCGATGGTAGATGTCATTAATGCCAAAACCGAATTAGAAGTTATCGCAAACAATTAA
- a CDS encoding lycopene cyclase family protein, protein MTEYDFIIIGAGAAGLMLADGLGKDPAFRNKSILLLDKDDKSRNDRTWCIWEKGIGPFDQLIHKEWKQIYFGGKKFKKSLNIAPYSYKMIRGVDFYSHFKDRLGSYSNISFVQATVSDINEHSDGKVVIKTSVGDYSTVQVFNSWFSYGNIRSNAKYPVLQQHFIGWFVKSEEPVFTPGQATFMDFSIEQKGNTRFMYVLPFSEKEALVEYTLFSSQLLEDKEYEEAIQDYMLSEFNCSDYRILEKEKGSIPMTCYDFSQHNSKSVFHIGTAGGWSKPSTGYTFNNTSKKTEELIAYLKTGNSLEKFHKKDRFWYYDLLLLNILYRDNELGHRIFESLFKHRKPQLIFKFLDEETKWYEDIYIMMAPNPIPFIKSLVRHLYWAITAKKKWW, encoded by the coding sequence ATGACAGAATACGACTTCATCATCATTGGAGCCGGGGCAGCCGGCCTCATGCTAGCAGATGGATTGGGAAAAGACCCCGCCTTTAGAAATAAATCAATTCTGCTTTTAGACAAAGACGATAAAAGCCGTAATGATCGTACCTGGTGTATTTGGGAAAAAGGTATTGGTCCTTTCGATCAGTTGATACACAAAGAATGGAAGCAAATTTATTTTGGCGGGAAAAAGTTTAAGAAGTCGCTGAACATTGCCCCGTATTCCTATAAAATGATTAGGGGAGTCGATTTTTATTCCCACTTTAAAGACCGACTGGGATCCTATTCGAATATCTCTTTTGTTCAGGCTACGGTATCGGATATAAATGAACATTCAGATGGAAAAGTTGTTATCAAGACCAGCGTAGGGGATTACAGTACAGTCCAGGTTTTTAACAGTTGGTTTTCTTATGGCAATATCAGGTCTAATGCAAAGTATCCTGTACTTCAACAACATTTTATAGGCTGGTTTGTAAAATCCGAGGAACCCGTTTTTACTCCTGGCCAGGCTACTTTTATGGACTTTTCAATTGAACAAAAAGGGAATACACGCTTTATGTATGTCCTGCCTTTTAGCGAGAAGGAAGCCCTGGTAGAATACACCCTGTTCTCATCTCAATTGTTGGAAGACAAAGAGTATGAAGAGGCTATTCAAGACTATATGCTGAGTGAGTTCAATTGTTCTGATTACAGGATATTGGAAAAAGAAAAAGGCAGTATCCCAATGACTTGCTATGACTTTTCACAACACAACTCTAAAAGTGTTTTTCATATAGGTACAGCAGGTGGCTGGAGCAAACCCAGTACGGGTTACACCTTTAACAATACCTCAAAAAAGACTGAGGAACTGATAGCATATCTAAAAACCGGGAATTCTTTAGAGAAGTTTCACAAGAAAGATCGCTTTTGGTACTATGACCTGCTTCTTCTGAATATACTTTACAGGGATAACGAACTGGGGCATCGCATATTTGAGTCCCTGTTTAAACATAGGAAACCCCAGCTCATCTTTAAGTTCCTTGATGAGGAAACAAAGTGGTACGAAGACATTTATATTATGATGGCGCCCAACCCCATACCATTTATTAAGTCGCTTGTGCGGCATTTGTACTGGGCCATCACCGCAAAAAAGAAATGGTGGTAA
- a CDS encoding TetR/AcrR family transcriptional regulator encodes MREKILHKATDLFLNLGFKSVTMDDLANEMGISKKTIYSHFDNKTKLVEACTLELFNNISQGIDTICSLQKNPIEELYEIKKFAMRHLKDEKASPQYQLQKYYPKIHNTLRMKQFSLMQSCVVDNIKRGIAMGIYIPTLNVDFIARIYFSGVTSIKDHTLFPEDEFPKTQLMDDYLEYHLRGIVTSKGRQILNDIIHSNQK; translated from the coding sequence ATGAGAGAAAAAATATTACATAAGGCCACTGACCTGTTTCTTAACCTGGGTTTTAAAAGCGTTACCATGGACGACCTGGCCAATGAAATGGGTATATCCAAAAAGACTATTTATTCTCATTTTGACAATAAGACCAAATTGGTTGAAGCGTGTACACTTGAACTCTTCAATAATATTTCACAAGGGATCGACACCATCTGCAGTTTACAGAAAAACCCCATTGAAGAACTCTATGAGATCAAGAAATTCGCAATGCGACATCTTAAGGACGAAAAAGCATCGCCTCAATACCAACTGCAAAAATACTATCCTAAAATTCACAACACCCTTAGGATGAAACAATTTAGCCTGATGCAGAGTTGTGTCGTAGACAACATTAAAAGGGGAATAGCGATGGGTATTTACATCCCAACCCTAAACGTAGATTTTATTGCGAGAATTTATTTCTCAGGGGTTACCAGTATTAAAGATCACACCCTTTTCCCCGAGGACGAATTTCCCAAAACCCAGCTTATGGACGACTATCTGGAATACCACCTAAGGGGAATAGTCACCTCTAAGGGAAGACAAATTTTAAATGACATTATTCACTCAAATCAAAAATAA